In the genome of Gemmatimonadota bacterium, one region contains:
- a CDS encoding alginate export family protein, translating to MNTYRLVSLVALSASILRAQGSGTAASASADPSFRVSRYEELWPAAARTAPNLRALKHIALLPDGAAWLTIAGASRYRGIQYRNFQLTDRASMQDDYSELRTLLSADLRVGPSGGTYARLFAEGRDAQGFDRTLPGGVRTNEADRADWQNLLAEVGRGNSFVRYGRQELAVGRERLIGVADWANSRRSFEGWRATTASDVRLDLFDGRVVAIRSDAPDRPDSTTHLRLVSLSTVRDRPASYSARPALWQAYLIQLQTRNNLDDRTTVGARALWRAPYGKALLSLEAEGASQRGHIATRSVDAWFGVLEATTAWRTVRWAPSLLVGVDIGSGTGSDTLHHADNFQPPYATAHGFTGIADVFGRGNLLERRVGVGFEPIATVQVQTTLRRFSRVRLEDGVYTKTNTLLRAAGGSTALAVADEGDLTVVWPASKYLTVQGGVAFVLPSAFLRQTGVSAQERFAFISTAFTF from the coding sequence GTGAATACGTACAGATTGGTCTCGCTCGTCGCGCTGTCCGCTAGCATCCTTCGCGCACAAGGCAGTGGGACGGCCGCCAGCGCGAGCGCCGATCCATCCTTCCGCGTCAGCCGCTACGAAGAGCTCTGGCCCGCGGCCGCACGCACCGCGCCGAACTTGCGCGCGCTCAAACACATCGCGTTGCTACCAGACGGCGCCGCGTGGCTGACCATCGCGGGCGCGTCACGGTATCGCGGAATACAGTATCGCAACTTTCAGCTCACCGACCGCGCGTCCATGCAGGACGACTACTCGGAGCTTCGCACGCTCCTGAGCGCAGATCTGCGCGTCGGCCCATCGGGCGGAACCTACGCCCGCCTCTTTGCCGAAGGGCGCGATGCCCAAGGGTTTGATCGCACCCTGCCGGGCGGCGTGCGCACCAACGAAGCCGATCGTGCCGACTGGCAAAACCTCCTCGCCGAAGTTGGGCGCGGCAATTCCTTTGTTCGCTACGGCCGTCAGGAACTGGCCGTCGGTCGCGAACGACTCATTGGTGTTGCCGACTGGGCCAACTCGCGCCGTTCCTTTGAAGGCTGGCGCGCGACAACCGCGAGCGACGTTCGACTCGATCTCTTCGATGGCCGCGTCGTCGCCATCCGCTCGGACGCGCCCGATCGCCCAGACTCCACCACACATCTCCGCCTCGTCTCACTCTCCACAGTGCGCGATCGTCCAGCCTCCTATTCGGCGCGCCCTGCGCTCTGGCAGGCATACCTAATCCAACTGCAAACGCGCAACAACCTCGACGACCGCACCACCGTTGGCGCACGGGCGCTCTGGCGCGCACCGTACGGCAAAGCGCTGCTGAGCCTCGAAGCCGAAGGCGCCTCGCAGCGGGGCCACATCGCGACTCGCTCGGTGGACGCCTGGTTTGGCGTACTCGAAGCGACCACCGCATGGCGCACCGTGCGCTGGGCGCCGAGCCTGCTGGTCGGCGTGGACATCGGCAGCGGCACTGGATCCGACACGTTGCATCACGCGGACAACTTTCAGCCGCCGTATGCCACGGCGCACGGCTTTACCGGCATTGCCGACGTCTTTGGGCGCGGCAATCTCCTCGAGCGCCGCGTGGGTGTTGGCTTTGAGCCAATCGCCACCGTGCAGGTGCAAACCACGCTCCGGCGCTTCTCGCGCGTGCGGCTCGAGGACGGTGTCTACACCAAGACCAACACGCTCTTGCGCGCGGCTGGTGGCTCCACCGCACTCGCGGTCGCGGACGAAGGCGATCTCACCGTCGTGTGGCCGGCCAGCAAGTATCTCACCGTGCAGGGCGGCGTGGCATTCGTGCTTCCCAGCGCATTTCTGCGGCAAACGGGAGTCTCGGCTCAAGAACGGTTCGCGTTTATCAGCACCGCGTTCACCTTCTAG
- a CDS encoding SGNH/GDSL hydrolase family protein: MRRSVVVFACAVLLLGAVAGCATAPASAPAPAAAPARTRAQQARDSAAAERTRNDWAGLRRYATENAALGAPAPGAPRVVFYGNSITEAWAPSFAAQFPGKPYIGRGISGQTTPQLLVRFHQDVVALHPAVVVILAGTNDIAGNTGPSTIEMIENNLAAMLEIAKQHQIRVVLSSVLPVFDYPWKPGLEPAPKIMALNAWMQRYAADMGETYLDYHSAMADARGGLPLTTSTDGVHPNAAGYAMMAPLVEAAIAKALSGR; this comes from the coding sequence ATGCGCCGTTCCGTCGTTGTGTTTGCCTGTGCTGTTCTCCTGCTCGGTGCGGTGGCAGGGTGTGCAACGGCCCCGGCCAGTGCCCCGGCTCCAGCGGCAGCGCCCGCGCGAACGCGCGCTCAACAGGCGCGTGACTCGGCGGCCGCCGAACGAACGCGCAATGACTGGGCTGGGCTCAGGCGCTATGCCACGGAGAATGCCGCGCTCGGCGCGCCTGCGCCTGGCGCCCCGCGCGTGGTCTTCTACGGCAACTCAATCACTGAAGCGTGGGCGCCGTCCTTTGCCGCACAGTTCCCAGGCAAGCCGTACATCGGGCGCGGCATCAGTGGACAGACGACGCCACAGCTCCTCGTGCGCTTTCACCAAGATGTGGTGGCGCTGCACCCTGCGGTTGTGGTGATTCTCGCTGGGACAAACGACATTGCCGGCAATACGGGGCCGTCCACGATTGAGATGATCGAGAATAACCTGGCCGCGATGTTGGAGATCGCGAAGCAGCATCAGATTCGCGTGGTGCTGTCGTCGGTGTTGCCGGTGTTTGACTATCCCTGGAAACCCGGTCTCGAGCCGGCGCCCAAGATTATGGCGCTCAACGCGTGGATGCAGCGGTATGCGGCCGATATGGGCGAGACCTATCTCGATTACCATAGCGCGATGGCCGACGCGCGGGGCGGGCTACCGCTGACCACATCCACAGACGGCGTACACCCGAATGCGGCGGGCTACGCGATGATGGCGCCGTTGGTCGAGGCGGCCATCGCCAAGGCGCTCAGCGGGCGCTAG
- a CDS encoding chemotaxis protein CheW yields the protein MSATATLPTPAAARCAGKFLTFKLDAEEYGIEILKVQEIIGSMAITTVPGTPAFICGIANLRGKVIPIINLRRKFGMEDIDATTESCIIVVQVRGVSTGLVVDRVSEVVNIAGTDVEEVPEFGADVDTTFLIGVAKHAGRVNLLLDIDRVLSSADVADVAAITSAAAEG from the coding sequence GTGTCTGCTACAGCAACGCTTCCCACGCCGGCCGCCGCGCGCTGCGCTGGCAAGTTCCTGACCTTCAAGTTGGATGCCGAGGAATACGGCATTGAGATTCTCAAGGTGCAGGAAATTATTGGCTCGATGGCCATCACCACGGTTCCAGGCACGCCGGCGTTTATCTGCGGTATTGCCAACCTTCGTGGCAAAGTGATTCCGATTATCAACCTGCGTCGCAAATTTGGGATGGAAGACATCGATGCGACGACCGAGTCGTGCATCATCGTCGTGCAGGTGCGTGGCGTGTCCACGGGCCTCGTGGTAGACCGCGTGTCCGAAGTGGTGAACATCGCCGGCACGGACGTCGAAGAAGTGCCCGAGTTCGGCGCGGATGTGGATACCACCTTTCTGATTGGCGTTGCCAAGCATGCGGGGCGCGTCAACCTGCTGCTCGATATTGACCGTGTGCTCTCGTCCGCCGATGTGGCTGATGTGGCCGCGATCACGAGTGCGGCGGCCGAGGGATAG
- a CDS encoding PAS domain S-box protein, with the protein MTSHSTAEQELNELRDREFRWRFAIEGSGDGLWDANLDTGKIFFSAGWKSMLGYAEHEVGGERDEWLSRIHPDDLERALAAVRAVQDPGMSLFTTECRMRCKNGEWLWVLSRGVVASRAASGAPLRLIGTNHDISDRKTVEEALRASEEAYRLIADRTSDGIIVFDAEQRITYASPAYLRQLGYTLDEQLARSAADVRESVHSEDHGVFASIFAAIARKENELRYSYRVRTKLGSYIWREDEARFQYDAAGQYTGAYVVCRDITERVQAEATRRLESAALEAAANAILITDRDGITLRVNDAFTVLTGYTAEEAVGRTPGSLLRSGAQSQEFYRQMWDTILSGSTWTGELLNQRKNGTQYNVECTITPLRGSDGTVTHFIAIKQDITARRLLEEQLRQSLKMESVGRLAGGVAHDFNNMLGVIFGHTELALAQLDPSQQLHGDLLEIHKAAKRSADLTRHLLAFARKQTVLPQVIDVNEIITNGLRLLQRLIGEDIQLTWKPQFGLGQVFMDPSQLDQILANLCVNARDAIADVGSLTITTANVDLDAAFCAAHALSAPGPFVRLSVSDSGCGMSADVMARIFEPFFTTKAVGEGTGLGLATVYGAVAQNGGCITVSSTAGVGSRFDIFLPRSLKERPGTVVPGLGAPARQGKETILVVEDEPAVLKLVARALEGLGYSVLRAAGPAEALRLAREHSGDIHLILTDVIMPKLNGLELATTLAPLFPNAQCLFMSGYSADVLASHGVRQAPANIIRKPFSIEALAGRIRALLDGTEQPELFS; encoded by the coding sequence ATGACTTCCCACAGCACCGCCGAGCAGGAACTCAACGAACTTCGCGACCGCGAATTTCGTTGGCGTTTTGCTATCGAGGGCTCCGGCGACGGGCTCTGGGATGCCAACCTCGACACCGGCAAGATCTTCTTTAGCGCGGGCTGGAAAAGCATGCTCGGCTACGCTGAGCATGAGGTTGGGGGCGAGCGCGACGAGTGGCTCAGCCGCATACACCCGGACGACCTCGAGCGCGCCCTCGCCGCAGTGCGCGCCGTTCAGGACCCGGGCATGTCGCTATTCACCACCGAGTGCCGGATGCGCTGCAAGAACGGTGAGTGGCTCTGGGTGTTGAGCCGTGGTGTGGTGGCCTCACGAGCCGCGTCGGGCGCGCCGCTCCGTCTGATTGGCACCAACCACGATATTTCTGACCGCAAAACGGTGGAAGAAGCCCTCCGGGCGAGCGAAGAGGCGTATCGCCTCATCGCCGACCGGACATCCGACGGCATCATTGTGTTCGATGCGGAACAGCGCATCACCTACGCGTCCCCTGCCTACCTCCGTCAGCTCGGCTACACGCTGGATGAGCAACTCGCCCGCTCGGCGGCGGACGTCCGCGAAAGCGTGCACTCAGAGGATCACGGCGTCTTCGCGAGCATCTTCGCCGCCATCGCGCGCAAAGAGAACGAACTCCGCTACTCGTACCGGGTACGCACCAAGCTGGGGAGCTACATCTGGCGTGAGGACGAGGCGCGTTTCCAATACGACGCAGCGGGTCAGTACACGGGTGCGTACGTGGTTTGCCGCGATATTACCGAGCGCGTACAAGCCGAGGCAACGAGGCGCCTCGAGAGCGCCGCCCTTGAGGCAGCAGCGAATGCCATCCTCATCACCGACCGCGACGGGATCACCCTGCGCGTCAACGACGCGTTTACCGTGTTAACCGGCTACACCGCCGAAGAAGCGGTTGGACGAACGCCCGGTAGCCTCCTGCGCTCCGGCGCACAAAGCCAAGAGTTCTATCGCCAGATGTGGGACACTATCCTCTCCGGATCCACCTGGACAGGCGAGTTGCTGAACCAGCGCAAGAACGGCACGCAGTACAATGTCGAGTGCACGATTACGCCGCTCCGCGGCTCAGACGGCACGGTCACGCACTTCATAGCGATCAAACAGGACATCACGGCGCGGCGTTTGCTGGAGGAACAGCTCCGACAGTCGCTCAAAATGGAATCGGTGGGCCGGCTCGCCGGCGGCGTCGCACACGATTTCAATAACATGCTCGGCGTGATTTTCGGACACACCGAACTGGCGTTGGCGCAACTCGACCCGTCGCAGCAGCTGCACGGCGATCTCCTCGAGATTCACAAGGCCGCCAAACGGTCCGCCGACCTCACGCGGCATCTGCTCGCCTTCGCACGGAAACAGACCGTTCTTCCTCAGGTGATCGATGTCAACGAGATCATCACCAACGGCCTGCGCTTGCTCCAGCGCCTGATCGGCGAAGACATTCAGCTCACGTGGAAACCCCAGTTTGGGCTGGGGCAAGTGTTCATGGATCCATCGCAGCTCGATCAAATATTGGCCAACTTGTGCGTCAACGCGCGCGACGCCATTGCGGACGTCGGATCGCTGACCATCACCACCGCGAACGTCGACCTGGACGCGGCCTTCTGTGCGGCGCATGCGCTCTCCGCGCCGGGTCCGTTCGTGCGCCTCTCCGTGAGCGATAGCGGCTGTGGGATGAGCGCCGACGTGATGGCCCGTATTTTTGAACCATTCTTCACCACCAAGGCCGTCGGTGAAGGCACCGGGCTTGGATTAGCGACTGTCTACGGGGCCGTTGCGCAGAACGGCGGCTGCATCACGGTCTCCAGCACAGCTGGCGTCGGGAGCCGATTCGACATCTTCCTCCCCCGTTCACTCAAGGAAAGACCAGGAACCGTGGTGCCCGGACTCGGCGCCCCCGCGCGCCAAGGCAAAGAAACCATTCTCGTTGTCGAAGACGAACCCGCCGTGCTCAAACTCGTGGCCCGCGCGCTCGAAGGATTAGGCTATAGTGTGCTCCGCGCCGCCGGTCCCGCCGAGGCGCTCCGGTTGGCACGAGAGCATAGCGGGGATATTCACCTGATCTTGACCGATGTGATTATGCCCAAACTCAACGGCCTCGAACTCGCCACGACGCTCGCACCACTCTTTCCGAATGCGCAGTGCCTCTTCATGAGTGGCTATTCGGCCGATGTGCTCGCCAGTCACGGCGTACGACAGGCGCCAGCGAACATCATCCGCAAGCCGTTTTCTATTGAGGCCCTCGCCGGCAGAATCCGCGCGCTCCTCGACGGCACCGAGCAACCCGAGCTCTTTAGCTAG
- a CDS encoding alpha-hydroxy acid oxidase, whose product MTAIATIEDLRRLAEQRVPRMFYDYCDAGSWTESTFRANITDFQDIKLRQRVAVNLEHRSTVTTMVGTRVAMPVAIAPTGLTGMQHADGEILAAKAAEAFGVPFTLSTMSICSIEDVAANTTAPFWFQLYVMRDRDFIERLINRAKAARCSALMLTMDLQILGQRHKDARNGLSVPPHLGLRNVLNMMSKPRWCMGMLGTKRRQFGNIIGHVKGIDNMTSLATWSAQQLDPTLNWADVEWVKKLWGGKLILKGIQDVEDARRAADSGADALIVSNHGGRQLDGAESSIRAVPAIVDAVGSSIEVHMDGGIRSGQDVLKALALGARGTYIGRAFNFGLGAMGQAGVTKALEIIHQELDLTMAFCGRTQIAQVDQSILLPPRGSAAPSAR is encoded by the coding sequence ATGACCGCCATTGCCACCATCGAAGACCTTCGCCGCCTCGCCGAACAGCGTGTTCCGCGCATGTTCTACGACTATTGCGATGCCGGGAGTTGGACCGAGAGCACCTTTCGCGCCAACATCACCGATTTTCAGGACATCAAGCTCCGCCAACGCGTGGCGGTCAACTTGGAGCACCGCAGCACCGTCACCACGATGGTTGGCACGCGCGTCGCGATGCCGGTGGCCATTGCTCCCACGGGGCTCACCGGCATGCAGCACGCCGACGGCGAGATCTTGGCCGCAAAAGCCGCAGAAGCCTTCGGCGTTCCATTTACGCTCAGTACGATGAGCATCTGCTCCATCGAAGACGTCGCGGCCAATACCACCGCGCCCTTCTGGTTTCAGCTATACGTCATGCGCGACCGCGACTTTATTGAGCGCCTCATCAACCGCGCCAAAGCCGCACGCTGCAGCGCGCTGATGCTCACGATGGATCTGCAGATCCTCGGCCAGCGCCACAAAGACGCGCGCAACGGCCTCTCGGTGCCGCCGCATCTCGGACTGCGCAACGTGCTCAACATGATGTCCAAGCCCCGCTGGTGCATGGGGATGCTCGGCACAAAGCGGCGTCAGTTCGGCAACATCATCGGCCACGTCAAAGGCATAGACAACATGACGTCGCTCGCCACCTGGTCGGCGCAGCAACTCGACCCCACGCTCAACTGGGCCGACGTCGAGTGGGTGAAGAAACTCTGGGGAGGCAAGCTCATCCTCAAGGGCATTCAGGACGTTGAAGACGCCCGACGCGCCGCAGACTCCGGCGCCGACGCGCTTATTGTGAGCAACCACGGCGGTCGCCAGCTCGACGGCGCAGAATCGAGCATTCGCGCGGTGCCGGCCATTGTCGACGCCGTGGGCTCGTCCATTGAAGTGCATATGGACGGCGGCATCCGCTCGGGGCAAGACGTGCTCAAGGCCCTCGCCCTCGGAGCGCGCGGTACGTATATCGGGCGCGCCTTCAACTTTGGACTGGGCGCCATGGGTCAAGCGGGCGTCACCAAGGCGCTCGAGATCATCCATCAGGAGCTCGACCTCACCATGGCGTTCTGCGGTCGTACGCAGATCGCGCAGGTGGATCAGAGCATCCTGCTTCCTCCGAGAGGCTCAGCGGCCCCTAGCGCCCGCTGA
- a CDS encoding thioesterase, which produces MRTNWDHLVGMDGRATVVVTPELTVRHHVPQMPAVYSTVYMILLMEIAAGEAIQAGLPTGWVSVGVDVQVRHLAATPVGRSVTGYAKVTEVSDKLVTFEVEVRDGDRVVGAGMHTRAPIEVARFERSLSRLND; this is translated from the coding sequence ATGCGTACCAACTGGGATCATCTCGTTGGCATGGACGGCCGCGCCACGGTGGTGGTGACGCCGGAGTTGACGGTGCGGCATCATGTGCCGCAAATGCCGGCCGTCTACAGCACCGTGTATATGATTTTGCTTATGGAGATTGCCGCCGGCGAGGCCATTCAGGCAGGCTTGCCGACCGGTTGGGTGTCGGTGGGGGTGGATGTGCAGGTGCGTCACCTGGCGGCCACTCCGGTGGGGCGTTCGGTGACCGGCTACGCGAAGGTCACCGAGGTGTCGGACAAACTGGTGACGTTCGAAGTGGAAGTGCGCGACGGCGATCGTGTGGTGGGGGCGGGGATGCATACGCGCGCGCCGATTGAAGTGGCACGCTTTGAGCGTTCACTCAGTCGCCTGAACGACTGA
- a CDS encoding DUF1572 family protein encodes MTFDLASRFLDRSRHYLCVEYPAKIRAALLTIPADRLWERANATSNSAGNLVLHLSGNVRQWIVSGVGGAADVRQRDAEFAAVEGGDHAALLATLDAACAEVGAVLSRLDAQSLGESRAIQGRETTIFAAIYHVVEHFSGHTGQIILLAKSYTPSSVKFYDDTGGLARPLFLPDGGKDVD; translated from the coding sequence ATGACATTTGACCTTGCCAGCCGATTTCTCGACCGCTCGCGCCATTACTTGTGCGTGGAGTACCCCGCCAAGATCCGTGCAGCGTTACTGACGATTCCCGCCGACAGGCTCTGGGAACGTGCCAATGCCACGTCCAACAGTGCCGGGAACCTCGTCCTGCACTTGAGTGGCAATGTGCGCCAGTGGATTGTGAGCGGTGTGGGTGGTGCCGCTGATGTGCGCCAGCGCGACGCCGAGTTTGCGGCGGTGGAGGGTGGCGACCACGCGGCGTTGCTGGCGACGCTCGATGCGGCGTGCGCTGAGGTGGGAGCGGTGTTGTCGCGGCTCGATGCGCAATCGCTCGGCGAATCGCGGGCGATTCAGGGGCGGGAGACGACGATCTTCGCGGCGATCTACCATGTGGTCGAGCATTTCTCGGGGCACACGGGGCAGATCATCTTGCTGGCCAAATCGTACACGCCGTCGTCTGTCAAGTTTTACGATGACACCGGCGGATTGGCTCGGCCGCTGTTTTTACCGGACGGTGGCAAGGACGTGGATTAA
- a CDS encoding methyl-accepting chemotaxis protein has protein sequence MQWFLDLKISKKLLIGFGLSVVMALVVGGLGISGIKSVSAADDLVDSRVTVPLADLAEISQLQQRLRINVRDIIIATTAEQSKTYHDRFTAIEHQVDSLSAVFKATILTAGMKEIYAEYEKATEANTVSQKEILALADAGKKAEAIAEMRGQGFKTAKDLEVVTDKLREGKLALGKGFSADGEKAASRSEMLMGGALLVALIVSILLGMYISKLIAGGIERVAVRSEDMRTRLIAGLARVGDGLARGDLSARVDEKVLPLPVNSKDEMGQLATTVNAIIEDAQHLAVSFSAATTKLTAVITEMNELIRHANDGKLDVRGDARKHEGVYRELLEGANSMLDTLARPLRDTSAVLSAVAARDLTALMEGDYKNDLAELKAAVNEAVSNLDRTMTEVASGAEQVAAASSQVATGSQALAQGTSRQASALEEVSSSLAEVSSMSKANAASAREAKVIADGGRASAHKGVESMQRLSEAMQRIKGSSDATAKIVKTIDEIAFQTNLLALNAAVEAARAGDAGKGFAVVAEEVRSLAMRSAEAAKSTSALIEEAVQNTATGVGLNAEVLAALADIDRQVNKLGEMMEEVSAASAQQTDGVDHISRAVNDISQITQEAAANSEESAAASEEMSAQAAQLQGLVGEFTLASSAKVQRSAIRSPAAARSASPTRRAAPSYAKSNGNGNGNGHTPNRVSAAFASAVNPADVLPLDEF, from the coding sequence ATGCAGTGGTTCTTGGATCTCAAGATTTCGAAAAAACTGTTGATCGGGTTCGGGTTGAGCGTGGTGATGGCGCTCGTCGTGGGTGGCCTGGGCATCTCGGGCATCAAATCGGTGAGCGCAGCGGATGATTTGGTGGACTCCCGCGTGACCGTGCCGCTGGCCGACCTCGCGGAAATCTCGCAGCTGCAGCAACGCCTTCGCATCAATGTGCGCGACATCATTATCGCGACAACAGCGGAGCAGTCAAAGACATATCACGACCGCTTCACGGCGATCGAGCATCAGGTGGATAGTCTCTCCGCCGTGTTCAAGGCGACGATTCTGACCGCCGGGATGAAGGAGATTTACGCAGAGTACGAAAAAGCTACCGAGGCGAATACCGTGTCGCAGAAAGAAATTCTGGCGCTCGCCGACGCTGGCAAGAAAGCGGAAGCGATTGCGGAAATGCGCGGCCAAGGATTCAAGACGGCCAAGGACCTTGAGGTCGTTACCGACAAACTGCGCGAAGGCAAGTTGGCCCTTGGCAAGGGGTTCTCCGCCGACGGCGAAAAGGCCGCCTCGCGTTCCGAGATGCTGATGGGCGGAGCGTTGCTCGTCGCGCTCATCGTCTCGATTCTCCTCGGCATGTACATCTCCAAGTTGATTGCAGGCGGCATTGAGCGCGTAGCGGTGCGGAGCGAGGACATGCGGACGCGCCTCATTGCCGGGCTGGCACGCGTGGGCGACGGACTTGCTCGCGGTGACCTCTCCGCGAGGGTCGATGAAAAAGTGTTGCCGCTCCCCGTGAACTCCAAGGACGAGATGGGGCAGCTCGCCACCACGGTGAACGCGATCATCGAAGATGCGCAGCATCTGGCGGTGTCGTTCTCTGCGGCGACCACCAAGCTGACCGCGGTGATTACGGAGATGAACGAACTGATTCGTCACGCCAACGACGGCAAGCTCGATGTGCGCGGCGACGCCCGGAAGCACGAGGGTGTGTACCGTGAGCTGCTCGAAGGCGCCAACTCTATGCTCGACACGCTGGCCCGCCCATTGCGCGACACGTCTGCGGTGCTGTCGGCCGTCGCCGCGCGCGATCTGACGGCGCTGATGGAAGGCGACTATAAAAACGATCTCGCCGAGCTGAAGGCAGCGGTGAATGAAGCGGTGAGCAACCTCGATCGCACGATGACCGAAGTGGCGTCGGGTGCGGAGCAGGTGGCGGCGGCGTCGTCGCAGGTGGCCACGGGGAGTCAGGCGTTGGCACAGGGCACCTCACGACAGGCGAGCGCGCTCGAAGAAGTGAGCTCGAGCCTCGCGGAAGTGAGTTCAATGAGCAAGGCGAATGCGGCGAGTGCCCGCGAAGCAAAGGTGATTGCCGACGGCGGGCGCGCCAGCGCGCACAAGGGTGTGGAAAGCATGCAGCGCCTGAGTGAAGCCATGCAACGCATCAAGGGGAGCTCGGACGCCACGGCGAAGATCGTCAAGACAATCGACGAGATCGCGTTCCAAACCAATCTGCTTGCCCTCAACGCGGCCGTGGAAGCGGCGCGTGCCGGCGACGCGGGGAAGGGCTTTGCGGTGGTCGCTGAGGAAGTGCGCAGCTTGGCCATGCGCTCCGCAGAGGCGGCCAAGAGCACGTCGGCGCTTATTGAAGAGGCCGTGCAAAATACGGCGACAGGCGTAGGGCTGAACGCGGAAGTGCTCGCCGCGCTGGCCGACATTGACCGCCAGGTGAACAAACTCGGCGAGATGATGGAAGAAGTCAGTGCCGCGAGTGCGCAGCAGACCGATGGGGTGGATCACATCAGTCGCGCGGTGAACGATATCAGTCAGATCACGCAGGAAGCCGCAGCGAACTCCGAGGAATCGGCGGCCGCATCGGAAGAGATGAGCGCACAGGCCGCGCAGTTGCAGGGGTTGGTGGGCGAGTTCACGCTGGCGTCTTCGGCGAAGGTGCAGCGTTCCGCGATTCGCTCGCCTGCGGCGGCGCGTAGCGCCTCACCCACACGGCGTGCCGCGCCGAGCTACGCCAAGAGCAACGGCAATGGCAACGGCAATGGACACACCCCAAACCGAGTGTCCGCTGCATTCGCCTCCGCGGTAAACCCCGCTGACGTGCTTCCGTTGGACGAGTTCTAA